One genomic segment of Hymenobacter psoromatis includes these proteins:
- a CDS encoding glycosyltransferase family 9 protein, translated as MFRDLLERLHQFRRQQRRRRQQADLDRTDAAALATQAPPNPARLLVVRNDSIGDYLLYRPWLRRLGEVARQRGQRLTLVANSLWAPLARAWDADLVAEVYAVDFGRFSTDLSYRAEVLRELGAVGFGEVVYPVHVREAAVENFIRFLRAPGRLASQGEHRTGPWFAALDAGYTRRLPATRAVLFEYDRNREFFEHWLAASGTLPLSFAPTTPLVLPATVRAAGAAEAAGGPYVVLFPGASAARKRWPARHFARLAQGLRQRYGSSYRLVLAGSPADQPHARQIMKLAGPGVALDNRCGQTDLPGLAALIAGARLLISNDTVAAHLAAQAGTPALVLLMGENYGKFFPYPPALLQAPCRCLFPPGQEARLARGEFGPPAQDPDISQIEPARVLAAAAELLG; from the coding sequence ATGTTTCGTGACTTGCTCGAACGCTTGCACCAGTTTCGCCGCCAGCAGCGGCGGCGGCGGCAACAGGCCGACCTGGACCGCACTGATGCCGCGGCGCTGGCCACCCAGGCCCCGCCTAACCCGGCCCGCCTGCTGGTAGTGCGCAACGACTCCATTGGCGACTACCTGCTATACCGCCCCTGGCTGCGCCGGCTGGGCGAAGTGGCGCGGCAGCGCGGCCAGCGCCTGACCCTGGTAGCCAATAGCTTATGGGCCCCGCTGGCCCGCGCCTGGGATGCCGACCTGGTGGCGGAGGTATACGCCGTAGACTTCGGCCGCTTCAGTACCGACCTGAGCTACCGGGCCGAAGTGCTGCGCGAGCTAGGGGCAGTGGGGTTTGGGGAGGTGGTGTACCCGGTGCACGTGCGCGAGGCGGCCGTGGAGAATTTCATCCGGTTTTTGCGCGCGCCGGGGCGGCTGGCCAGCCAGGGCGAGCACCGCACGGGGCCTTGGTTCGCGGCGCTCGACGCGGGCTACACGCGGCGGCTGCCCGCCACCCGCGCGGTCCTGTTTGAGTACGACCGCAACCGCGAGTTTTTTGAGCACTGGCTGGCCGCTTCGGGAACCCTACCCCTCTCATTCGCCCCAACTACGCCGCTAGTGCTGCCCGCCACCGTGCGGGCGGCGGGCGCGGCCGAGGCGGCGGGCGGGCCCTACGTGGTGCTGTTTCCGGGGGCCAGCGCGGCGCGGAAGCGGTGGCCGGCCCGGCACTTTGCCCGGCTGGCGCAAGGGCTGCGCCAGCGCTACGGCAGTAGCTACCGGCTGGTGCTGGCCGGCAGCCCAGCCGACCAGCCGCACGCCCGGCAGATTATGAAGCTGGCCGGGCCCGGCGTGGCCCTTGACAACCGCTGCGGGCAAACCGACCTGCCGGGCCTGGCAGCGCTTATCGCCGGGGCGCGGCTGCTCATTAGCAACGACACCGTGGCGGCTCACCTGGCGGCCCAGGCTGGCACGCCCGCCCTAGTGCTGCTGATGGGCGAAAACTACGGCAAGTTTTTTCCCTACCCCCCCGCCCTGCTGCAAGCGCCCTGCCGCTGCCTGTTTCCGCCCGGCCAGGAGGCGCGGTTGGCACGGGGCGAGTTTGGCCCGCCCGCCCAGGACCCCGACATCAGCCAGATTGAGCCAGCGCGGGTGCTGGCCGCGGCGGCCGAACTATTGGGGTAG
- a CDS encoding ammonium transporter codes for MQKPNFIPLLLLLAVGLLATFRPALPTTIVTEGINAGDTAWMLCATALVLLMTPGLAFFYGGMVNSKNVISTMLQSFAAMGIISLLWVVVGFSLAFGTSFHGLVGDPRTFFLFRDVLDGKPWPLMPTVPLMLFAFFQMKFAIITPALITGSFAERINFKSYILFIVLFSLLVYAPLAHWTWHPDGFLAKMGVLDFAGGTVVHMSAGWAALAAAIYLKPRHSRNAEQVLPPANIPFVLLGTGLLWFGWFGFNAGSAGAASPLAVTAFATTNVAASAAGLAWILFDVARGKKLSALGFCIGAVVGLVAITPASGYVTVPVSIFIGAIAGVTSNFFAHMRSKSRLDDTLDVFPCHGIGGMVGLIMTGIFASKAVNAAAVDGLAYGGTKLFLTHLLALVIVSAFAFCASFALLKLTDLITPLRVTAEEESVGLDMSQHEERLLAGA; via the coding sequence ATGCAAAAGCCTAACTTCATTCCCTTATTGCTGCTGCTGGCAGTGGGCCTACTGGCAACATTCAGGCCGGCGCTACCCACCACTATCGTCACGGAGGGCATCAACGCGGGCGATACCGCCTGGATGCTGTGCGCCACGGCCCTGGTCCTGCTCATGACGCCGGGCCTGGCCTTCTTCTACGGCGGCATGGTCAACTCTAAGAACGTGATTTCGACCATGCTGCAAAGCTTCGCGGCGATGGGCATTATCAGCCTGCTGTGGGTAGTTGTGGGGTTCAGCCTGGCGTTTGGCACATCCTTTCACGGCCTGGTGGGCGACCCGCGCACGTTCTTCCTCTTCAGAGACGTACTCGATGGCAAGCCCTGGCCGCTGATGCCCACCGTGCCGCTGATGCTGTTCGCTTTTTTTCAGATGAAGTTTGCCATCATCACGCCCGCCCTCATCACGGGCTCCTTTGCCGAGCGCATCAATTTTAAGTCGTACATCCTGTTTATCGTGCTCTTTAGCCTGCTGGTATATGCGCCGCTGGCCCACTGGACCTGGCACCCCGATGGCTTCCTGGCTAAAATGGGCGTGCTCGATTTTGCGGGCGGCACGGTGGTACACATGTCGGCGGGCTGGGCCGCGCTGGCGGCGGCCATCTACCTCAAGCCCCGCCACTCGCGGAACGCCGAGCAGGTGCTACCCCCCGCCAACATTCCGTTTGTGCTGCTGGGCACGGGCCTGCTCTGGTTTGGCTGGTTTGGGTTTAATGCCGGCTCGGCCGGCGCGGCCAGTCCCTTGGCCGTGACGGCCTTTGCCACTACCAACGTGGCGGCTTCGGCGGCGGGCCTGGCCTGGATTTTATTTGATGTGGCGCGGGGCAAAAAGCTCTCGGCGCTGGGCTTCTGCATTGGGGCGGTAGTCGGGCTGGTGGCCATTACGCCGGCTTCGGGCTACGTTACGGTGCCGGTGAGCATCTTTATTGGGGCGATAGCGGGCGTCACGAGTAATTTCTTTGCCCACATGCGCTCCAAATCGCGCCTCGATGATACACTCGACGTGTTTCCGTGCCACGGCATCGGCGGCATGGTGGGGCTGATTATGACGGGCATCTTCGCCAGCAAAGCCGTGAACGCCGCCGCCGTGGATGGCCTGGCCTACGGGGGCACCAAGTTATTTCTGACGCATTTGCTGGCCCTGGTCATCGTATCGGCCTTCGCTTTTTGCGCTTCCTTTGCCCTGCTCAAGCTCACTGACCTGATTACGCCGCTGCGCGTAACCGCAGAAGAAGAGTCTGTGGGCCTCGATATGAGCCAGCACGAAGAACGCCTACTGGCTGGGGCTTAG
- a CDS encoding outer membrane beta-barrel protein yields the protein MPSPFWVDGTFYSNYALSDMVGLEVRYEYFEDEHGVRHLRMVNNSISVATSVTPAVGKLQVKPDFRINTAPVNYHENSSDQNTPTQTPLGGIFIY from the coding sequence GTGCCAAGCCCATTTTGGGTAGACGGGACCTTTTATAGTAACTATGCTTTAAGCGACATGGTGGGGCTGGAAGTGCGCTACGAGTATTTCGAGGATGAGCACGGGGTGCGCCACCTACGAATGGTGAACAACTCAATTTCTGTAGCGACCTCGGTCACGCCAGCAGTTGGTAAGCTGCAGGTCAAGCCCGATTTCCGCATTAATACGGCCCCGGTCAACTACCACGAGAACTCATCAGACCAAAACACTCCTACACAAACCCCACTCGGCGGCATCTTTATTTATTAA
- a CDS encoding glutamine synthetase III encodes MAILRFKALELVDQRQALTVKPLAARRSDSFGQNVFNQEAMRANMPGEYFKKLQSAVKHGTPIERSVADAVASAMKTWAMAKGATHYTHWFQPLTGATAEKHDSFFDLNSDGRPIESFKGSALVQQEPDASSFPNGGIRNTFEARGYTAWDPTSPAFIIETVGAKTLCIPTIFVAYTGEALDYKAPLLKSLAVLEKAALDVCQYFDKDVQRVNTTLGIEQEYFLVDKALYDARPDLVMTGRTLFGHASAKGQQLEDHYFGSIPPRVHAFMFDFEEEANALGIPLRTRHNEVAPNQYECAPTFEDANLAIDHNQLLMDVMDRVALKHNLKVLLHEKPFAGVNGSGKHNNWAMSTDTGVNLLAPGKRPKENLQFLAFFITTVKAVHRYGDLLRASIASASNDHRLGANEAPPAIMSVFLGSMLDGVLDELERTAKLPLDKGDNIYLKLGIDKIPAILLDNTDRNRTSPFAFTGNKFELRAVGSSANCSSAMTTLNAIVADQLIDFKKEVDELIAQGKKKEVAIVDVLRSYVISSKDIRFEGNGYSDEWRDEAAHRGLANVPTTPLALDAMVRTDAAELFARHGILSEVELHARHEILLEDYTKKIQIESRVLGDLAINHVIPTALIYQNKLVQNVRGLRELGLDDENSEVTVEMIKSISRYVSTIKTTVDAMTEARKVANKIENARDHAIAYCDTVKDKFAAIRRAADKLELLVADEDWPLVKYRELLFRH; translated from the coding sequence ATGGCCATTCTTCGCTTCAAAGCCCTCGAACTCGTCGACCAGCGCCAAGCACTGACGGTAAAGCCTTTGGCAGCCCGCCGGTCCGATTCGTTTGGGCAAAATGTGTTCAACCAAGAAGCCATGCGGGCCAACATGCCTGGCGAGTACTTTAAGAAGCTGCAATCGGCCGTTAAGCATGGCACGCCCATCGAGCGCTCTGTAGCCGATGCCGTAGCCTCCGCCATGAAAACGTGGGCGATGGCCAAGGGTGCCACCCACTACACGCACTGGTTCCAGCCCCTCACCGGCGCTACCGCCGAAAAGCACGACTCCTTCTTCGACCTCAACTCCGACGGCCGGCCGATTGAGAGCTTTAAGGGCTCAGCGCTGGTGCAGCAAGAGCCCGATGCCTCGTCGTTCCCCAACGGCGGTATCCGCAATACTTTCGAGGCCCGCGGCTACACCGCTTGGGACCCCACTTCGCCCGCCTTCATCATAGAAACGGTAGGGGCCAAAACGCTCTGCATCCCCACCATTTTTGTGGCTTATACCGGCGAGGCGCTCGATTATAAAGCGCCGCTGCTCAAGTCGTTGGCCGTGCTGGAAAAAGCCGCCCTCGACGTGTGCCAGTACTTCGATAAGGACGTGCAGCGCGTGAATACTACGCTTGGCATCGAGCAGGAGTACTTCCTGGTTGACAAGGCGCTCTACGACGCCCGCCCCGACTTGGTGATGACCGGCCGCACCCTGTTTGGCCACGCCTCAGCCAAGGGTCAGCAGCTGGAGGACCACTACTTTGGCTCGATTCCGCCGCGCGTGCACGCCTTCATGTTTGACTTCGAGGAGGAGGCCAACGCCCTCGGCATTCCACTGCGCACCCGCCACAACGAGGTAGCACCCAACCAGTACGAATGCGCCCCCACATTTGAGGATGCCAACCTGGCCATCGACCACAACCAGCTATTGATGGATGTGATGGACCGCGTGGCCCTGAAGCACAACCTGAAAGTATTGCTGCACGAGAAGCCCTTTGCGGGGGTCAATGGCTCGGGTAAGCATAACAACTGGGCCATGAGCACCGACACCGGCGTAAACCTGCTCGCCCCCGGTAAGCGGCCCAAGGAAAACCTGCAGTTCCTAGCCTTCTTCATCACCACTGTGAAGGCCGTGCACCGCTACGGTGACTTGCTGCGCGCCAGCATTGCCTCGGCTAGCAATGACCATCGCCTCGGGGCTAATGAGGCGCCGCCGGCCATCATGTCGGTATTTTTGGGCTCGATGCTCGACGGCGTGCTCGACGAGTTGGAGCGCACTGCTAAGCTGCCGCTCGACAAGGGTGATAACATCTACCTCAAGCTGGGCATTGATAAAATCCCGGCCATCCTACTCGACAATACGGACCGGAACCGTACGTCGCCGTTTGCCTTCACCGGCAACAAATTTGAGCTGCGCGCCGTAGGCTCGTCGGCCAACTGTTCGTCGGCCATGACTACGCTGAACGCTATTGTGGCCGACCAACTTATCGACTTCAAAAAAGAAGTGGATGAGTTGATTGCTCAGGGCAAAAAAAAGGAGGTTGCCATTGTGGATGTGCTGCGCAGCTACGTGATTTCTTCCAAGGATATTCGCTTCGAAGGCAACGGCTACTCAGACGAGTGGCGCGACGAGGCTGCTCACCGCGGCTTAGCCAATGTGCCGACTACCCCCCTTGCTCTCGATGCAATGGTACGCACCGACGCGGCCGAGTTGTTTGCCCGCCACGGTATTCTCTCGGAAGTAGAACTGCACGCCCGCCACGAGATTTTGTTAGAAGACTACACCAAGAAAATTCAGATTGAGAGCCGGGTACTCGGCGACCTCGCTATCAACCATGTAATTCCCACGGCGCTTATCTACCAAAACAAGCTGGTGCAGAACGTGCGCGGTCTGCGCGAGTTGGGTCTCGATGACGAAAACAGCGAAGTGACGGTGGAGATGATTAAATCCATCTCGCGCTACGTATCCACCATCAAAACTACGGTGGACGCCATGACTGAGGCCCGCAAGGTGGCCAACAAGATTGAAAATGCCCGCGACCATGCCATCGCGTACTGCGACACAGTAAAAGATAAATTTGCGGCTATTCGCCGCGCGGCCGACAAGCTCGAACTGCTGGTGGCCGATGAGGACTGGCCCTTGGTGAAGTACCGCGAACTGTTGTTCCGGCACTAG
- a CDS encoding RNA polymerase sigma factor, producing the protein MKTLKQEDESQLVSRLHARDEKAMAHFYKNYKSALYHTIWRIVRQDELAEDLLQECMLKFWVAFPTYDTHKGRLFTWALQIGRNLALDSLRDQRRKAQFLLPFTEAATIHKEAPTTFRPEHIGVRDWLNLLTPSDRRLLELLYLEGYSQSEAAEELSLPLGTVKTRAGRIIRNLTRVVA; encoded by the coding sequence ATGAAAACGCTAAAGCAGGAAGATGAAAGCCAACTTGTTAGCCGCCTTCATGCACGCGATGAGAAGGCGATGGCGCACTTCTACAAGAATTATAAAAGTGCTTTGTACCATACTATCTGGCGCATCGTGCGCCAGGATGAGTTAGCCGAAGACCTGCTGCAAGAGTGCATGCTCAAGTTCTGGGTGGCCTTTCCCACCTACGACACGCACAAAGGCCGACTCTTTACCTGGGCCCTGCAAATTGGCCGCAACTTGGCCTTGGACAGCCTACGGGACCAGCGCCGCAAAGCGCAGTTTCTTTTGCCCTTCACCGAAGCGGCAACCATCCACAAAGAGGCTCCCACTACCTTTCGGCCCGAGCACATCGGTGTGCGCGACTGGCTGAATCTGCTTACGCCTAGCGACCGCCGGCTCCTGGAACTACTCTACCTCGAAGGCTACTCGCAGTCGGAAGCTGCTGAAGAATTATCCCTACCCCTTGGTACGGTAAAGACCCGCGCGGGCCGCATCATTCGCAACCTTACCCGCGTAGTAGCCTGA
- a CDS encoding cupin domain-containing protein yields the protein MSTSKNYFRNSQPFRVPTTDGKLIEEHVGLASSHTAQYSVAHMVAPPQWTEPYQHPEFDEITIVVRGRKRFEIDGDVVELQAGESLLIRAGARVRYSNPFGEECEYWSVCVPAFNPATVHREE from the coding sequence ATGTCTACTTCCAAAAATTATTTTCGCAATAGCCAGCCGTTTCGAGTTCCCACTACCGATGGCAAGCTTATCGAGGAGCACGTAGGACTGGCCAGCAGCCATACGGCGCAGTATAGTGTGGCGCACATGGTAGCCCCACCACAGTGGACTGAGCCGTATCAGCACCCTGAGTTTGATGAGATAACCATCGTCGTGCGTGGGCGCAAGCGCTTTGAGATTGACGGTGACGTGGTGGAGCTACAAGCTGGTGAGTCGCTGCTGATTCGGGCCGGAGCCCGCGTGCGCTATTCCAACCCGTTTGGGGAAGAATGCGAGTACTGGTCGGTGTGCGTACCAGCTTTCAATCCGGCTACTGTGCACCGGGAAGAATAG
- a CDS encoding CsbD family protein → MAYREEDNNAGKVLLAALAGAGAGIIAGMLLAPDKGSATLENWKDSAKTYGGQLGEQFNKYSADLETKFKGLSDKLEEMGVLGAGGSLNIKGNWDDIKGKLKQQYAQLTDEDLTFAEGKGDELIGKLQDKLGKGKAEITKMINDLAGKDSDLADKAKDVVNKGTDAVKNAADKGADAAKDAASKGADAAKDAAK, encoded by the coding sequence ATGGCATACCGCGAAGAAGATAATAACGCAGGCAAAGTCCTCCTTGCTGCCCTAGCGGGCGCGGGCGCGGGCATTATTGCCGGCATGTTGCTGGCCCCCGATAAAGGGTCGGCTACCCTCGAAAACTGGAAAGACTCGGCCAAAACTTATGGCGGTCAACTGGGTGAGCAATTCAATAAGTACAGCGCTGACCTCGAAACCAAGTTCAAAGGCTTGTCCGACAAGCTCGAAGAAATGGGCGTGCTGGGTGCCGGCGGTAGCCTCAACATCAAGGGCAATTGGGATGACATCAAAGGCAAACTAAAACAGCAGTACGCGCAGCTAACTGATGAGGACTTAACTTTTGCCGAAGGCAAAGGCGATGAATTGATTGGCAAACTGCAAGATAAGTTAGGTAAGGGCAAGGCTGAAATTACCAAGATGATTAACGACTTGGCCGGTAAAGACAGCGACTTGGCCGACAAAGCCAAGGATGTGGTTAATAAAGGGACTGATGCAGTGAAAAATGCCGCCGATAAAGGAGCTGATGCTGCAAAAGACGCCGCCAGTAAAGGGGCTGACGCTGCGAAAGACGCTGCAAAGTAG
- a CDS encoding YtxH domain-containing protein: MPNDKDTAGKVIVSLLAGATAGIVAGLLLAPETGEEARHGLRASARKWGQRAQEAFDKLQSSPTSGPNADQGRQAADAQLRAMRPNAEPGDLATPAGAGNGYSIAGDDDYDVHNRADLDYDGDAGEGRHRATL; encoded by the coding sequence ATGCCTAACGACAAAGACACCGCCGGAAAAGTAATTGTTTCGCTTCTGGCCGGGGCTACGGCCGGCATAGTGGCCGGCCTGTTGCTGGCCCCCGAAACTGGTGAGGAAGCTCGCCACGGCCTGCGCGCATCGGCGCGCAAGTGGGGGCAGCGCGCGCAAGAGGCCTTTGATAAGCTACAAAGCTCACCTACCTCCGGCCCCAATGCCGACCAGGGCCGCCAAGCCGCCGATGCCCAGTTGCGTGCCATGCGCCCTAATGCGGAGCCCGGCGACTTGGCCACGCCCGCTGGGGCTGGTAATGGCTACTCCATCGCGGGCGATGATGACTATGACGTGCACAACCGAGCCGACCTCGACTATGATGGCGACGCGGGTGAAGGCCGACACCGGGCCACGCTATAG
- the lysS gene encoding lysine--tRNA ligase, producing the protein MVPLSEQETLRRHKLDELRALGIEPYPSELVEVNFSTQEIHDNYHPELNNFQDVALAGRLMSVRVMGKASFAELMDSSGRIQLYVNRDEICPGEDKTLYNNVFKKLLDLGDFIGVKGHVFITQVGETTIHVTELKLLAKALRPLPVVKEKIDEATGEKVVYDAFTDPEQRYRQRYVDLVVNPQVRDTFLKRTQLVQAMRNYLNDKGYLEVETPILQPLYGGAAARPFTTHHNTLDMTLYLRIANELYLKRLIVGGFDGVYEFSKDFRNEGMSRFHNPEFTQMELYVAYKDYHWMMDLVEEMVERVALALHGKTEVQVGENLINFQRPWQRYTMFEAIEKFTGVAIGKMDEVALRETAAKLKVGLDPSMGKSKIIDEIFGEHVEPKLIQPTFITDYPVEMSPLAKKHRDQPGLVERFEAICNGKEICNAFSELNDPIDQRQRFEDQLELGKRGDTEAMVLDEDFLRALEYGMPPTAGLGIGIDRLSMIMTNSHSIQDVLFFPQMRPETGG; encoded by the coding sequence GTGGTCCCTTTAAGCGAACAAGAAACTCTGCGCCGCCACAAGCTCGATGAGCTACGCGCCCTGGGCATCGAGCCCTACCCCTCCGAGTTAGTTGAGGTCAATTTTTCGACTCAGGAAATCCACGACAACTACCACCCCGAGCTGAACAATTTTCAGGATGTAGCCCTGGCCGGTCGGCTCATGTCGGTGCGGGTAATGGGTAAGGCTTCCTTTGCGGAGCTAATGGACTCGTCGGGCCGCATCCAGCTCTATGTGAACCGCGACGAGATTTGTCCCGGCGAAGACAAGACACTGTATAACAACGTGTTCAAGAAGCTGCTCGACCTTGGTGACTTCATCGGGGTGAAAGGCCACGTTTTTATAACGCAAGTCGGCGAAACGACTATTCACGTCACCGAACTGAAGCTACTGGCCAAGGCGTTGCGCCCACTGCCAGTGGTAAAGGAGAAAATAGACGAGGCCACCGGCGAAAAGGTCGTGTACGATGCCTTCACCGACCCCGAGCAGCGCTATCGCCAGCGCTACGTAGACCTAGTAGTGAACCCGCAGGTGCGTGACACCTTCCTGAAGCGGACGCAGCTGGTGCAGGCCATGCGCAACTACCTGAACGACAAAGGCTACCTGGAAGTCGAAACGCCGATTTTGCAGCCGCTCTACGGCGGTGCGGCAGCCCGGCCCTTCACCACGCACCACAACACCTTGGACATGACGCTCTATCTGCGCATTGCCAATGAGCTGTATCTCAAGCGCTTGATTGTGGGCGGCTTCGATGGCGTATACGAGTTCTCGAAGGACTTTCGCAATGAAGGGATGTCGCGGTTTCACAACCCCGAGTTTACTCAGATGGAGCTGTATGTGGCCTACAAAGACTACCACTGGATGATGGACCTGGTAGAGGAAATGGTAGAGCGCGTGGCCCTAGCCCTGCATGGCAAAACCGAAGTGCAAGTGGGCGAAAACCTTATCAATTTTCAGCGGCCCTGGCAGCGTTACACAATGTTTGAGGCCATCGAAAAATTTACTGGCGTCGCCATTGGGAAGATGGATGAGGTAGCGCTACGCGAAACCGCCGCTAAGCTCAAAGTAGGCCTCGACCCCAGTATGGGCAAGTCGAAAATTATCGATGAAATATTTGGCGAGCATGTCGAGCCCAAGCTCATTCAGCCCACGTTCATCACCGACTATCCGGTGGAGATGTCACCGCTGGCCAAAAAGCACCGCGACCAGCCCGGCTTGGTTGAGCGCTTCGAGGCCATCTGCAACGGCAAGGAAATCTGCAACGCCTTTTCGGAACTGAATGACCCCATCGACCAGCGTCAGCGCTTCGAAGACCAGTTGGAACTCGGCAAGCGTGGCGACACCGAGGCAATGGTGCTCGACGAAGATTTCCTGCGTGCCCTCGAATATGGGATGCCGCCCACGGCTGGCCTGGGCATTGGCATCGACCGCCTGAGTATGATTATGACTAACTCGCACTCCATTCAGGATGTGCTTTTCTTCCCGCAGATGCGACCCGAAACCGGGGGGTAG
- a CDS encoding carboxy terminal-processing peptidase has protein sequence MFSPRLKISSYAGLVAAVFGLASYRFYEHNGPGAVPGKEQVLVGTIVQGLSQAHYQPERIDDAFSKRVFDLSLKRLDYRKKFFLQSDIAQLMKYQTDIDDETKRGTHEFLDLSTKLMAERNKQMQALAHEILAQPFTFDKDETIQTDFEKMTFPANAADQREQWHKLLKYETLSRVAEMMDEQDKRHDRARIASIAKEPATAEPDRTPAQMEVEARKRVLKYYDEQFADQPDPSEMLTDYVKVICNTYDPHTEYFPPKDKADFDEQLTGLFEGIGASLQEKDGLIYIADIIPGSASFRQGELKKGDAILRVAQGAAEPVSVEGWHTAKAVPLIKGKKGTEVRLTVKKPDGSTHIVPIIRDVVVIEDTYAHSAIINDPSGAKIGYLKLPAFYADFNDNGGRSSSEDVKKELAKLTAEGVKGVVFDLRTNGGGSLNDAVEMAGLFLPSGPMVQVHDSRGVTQVLNDKDPRVQYSGPLVVLVNKYSASASEILAAAIQDYKRGLIMGSTSTYGKGTVQRIINLDETLPQELSALKPFGSLKFTMQKFYRVTGGSTQFKGVASDIVLPDVLSYLDQGEKESDYPLKWDEIKPAGYRPWDDQPNYTKLEAASKARVDASPAFQQMTELVQSLRKRKDETTVSLKLATFRTMQHQLKAESDKYEAIQKTATPLALAPLTADRTALGGDSVKVNRAMRFTRGLNKDITLGEAVAVIKDEQ, from the coding sequence ATGTTTTCCCCCCGCCTCAAAATCAGCTCCTACGCCGGCTTGGTGGCCGCCGTGTTCGGGTTGGCATCCTATCGCTTCTATGAGCACAACGGCCCTGGCGCAGTACCCGGCAAAGAGCAGGTGCTCGTGGGTACTATTGTGCAAGGGCTTTCGCAAGCGCACTACCAGCCCGAGCGCATCGACGATGCCTTCAGTAAGCGGGTGTTTGACTTGTCGCTCAAGCGCTTGGACTACCGCAAGAAGTTCTTCTTGCAGTCCGACATCGCGCAGCTGATGAAGTACCAGACCGATATCGACGACGAGACTAAGCGCGGCACCCACGAATTTCTGGACCTGAGCACCAAGCTCATGGCCGAGCGCAACAAGCAGATGCAAGCCCTGGCGCACGAGATTCTGGCCCAGCCGTTTACGTTCGATAAGGATGAAACCATCCAGACCGATTTCGAGAAGATGACCTTCCCGGCCAATGCTGCCGACCAGCGCGAGCAGTGGCACAAGCTGCTCAAATACGAAACCCTATCGCGGGTGGCCGAGATGATGGACGAGCAGGACAAGCGCCATGACCGTGCCCGCATCGCCAGCATCGCGAAAGAGCCCGCCACTGCCGAGCCCGACCGTACCCCCGCCCAGATGGAAGTGGAAGCCCGCAAACGCGTACTTAAATACTACGACGAGCAGTTTGCCGACCAGCCCGACCCCAGCGAGATGCTGACCGATTACGTGAAGGTTATTTGCAACACCTATGACCCGCATACTGAATATTTCCCTCCTAAGGACAAGGCCGATTTTGATGAGCAGCTCACGGGCTTGTTTGAAGGTATTGGGGCTTCGCTTCAGGAAAAAGATGGTCTGATTTATATTGCCGACATCATTCCTGGTTCTGCTTCGTTTCGGCAGGGCGAGCTGAAGAAAGGCGATGCCATTCTGCGTGTGGCTCAGGGTGCGGCCGAGCCCGTGAGCGTGGAGGGCTGGCACACGGCCAAAGCGGTGCCACTCATCAAAGGCAAAAAGGGTACTGAGGTACGCCTGACGGTGAAAAAGCCTGATGGCTCGACCCACATTGTTCCGATTATCCGCGACGTAGTGGTAATAGAAGACACCTACGCCCATTCGGCGATTATCAATGACCCGAGCGGCGCGAAAATCGGCTACCTCAAATTGCCGGCGTTCTACGCCGACTTCAATGACAATGGCGGGCGCTCGTCATCCGAGGATGTGAAGAAGGAGTTGGCCAAACTCACTGCCGAAGGCGTGAAGGGCGTTGTTTTCGACCTGCGCACCAACGGCGGCGGCTCGCTCAACGACGCCGTGGAAATGGCGGGCCTCTTCCTGCCCAGCGGCCCAATGGTACAGGTGCACGACAGCCGCGGCGTAACCCAGGTACTCAACGACAAGGACCCGCGCGTGCAGTACAGCGGCCCGCTCGTGGTGTTGGTGAACAAGTACAGCGCCTCGGCTTCCGAGATTCTGGCGGCCGCTATTCAGGACTACAAGCGTGGCCTCATCATGGGCTCCACCAGCACCTACGGCAAGGGCACGGTGCAGCGCATCATCAACCTGGATGAGACGCTACCCCAGGAGTTGAGCGCCTTGAAACCCTTTGGCTCGCTCAAGTTCACGATGCAGAAGTTTTACCGCGTCACCGGTGGCTCGACCCAGTTTAAGGGGGTAGCCTCCGACATTGTACTGCCCGATGTGCTTTCGTATCTCGACCAGGGCGAGAAGGAGTCGGACTACCCATTGAAGTGGGACGAGATTAAGCCTGCCGGCTACCGCCCCTGGGACGACCAGCCCAACTACACCAAGCTCGAAGCGGCTAGCAAAGCCCGCGTGGACGCCAGTCCGGCCTTCCAGCAGATGACGGAGTTAGTGCAGAGCCTGCGTAAGCGCAAGGACGAAACGACAGTTTCGCTTAAGCTCGCCACGTTCCGCACCATGCAGCACCAGCTCAAGGCTGAGTCGGATAAGTACGAAGCCATTCAAAAAACTGCTACCCCCCTGGCCCTGGCTCCGCTAACCGCCGACCGTACCGCCCTGGGTGGCGACTCAGTGAAGGTGAACCGCGCCATGCGTTTCACCCGCGGGCTCAACAAGGACATTACCCTGGGCGAGGCAGTGGCGGTAATCAAGGACGAACAATAA